CAATTGACCCAATTGAAAAAAAACCATTATTCAATTTTCATCCAAATTCATCGGTATTTTCAGTAGCAACAGGAGGTTGTAATTTTAGATGTCTTCACTGTCAAAATTGGCAGATTAGCCAGTATGCTCCCGATGACATACCATATAATGAGTTATATCCAGAAGATATTGTAAATATGGCAGTTAAATATAATTGCGATGGAATAGCATATACATACACAGAACCAACAATTTTTTATGAATTAATGAATGATACTTCAAATATTGCAAAAGAAAAAGCCCTATTTAACACCATGATAACAAATGGATATATTGAAAAAGAACCTTTAAAAAACTTAAAAATAGATGCAATGAATATAGATATTAAAGGAAATGAGAAATTTTATAAAGAAGTATGTTTTGCAAAATTGGAGCCTGTATTGGAGACCTGCATTAATGCAAAAAAATTAGGTATTCATTGTGAAATTACAAATTTAATTATTCCAACATATAATGATGCCATTGAGGACATTAGGTTAATTATAGAATTTGTAAAAGATAAACTTGGAAAAGAAACTCCGCTTCATTTTACAGGATTTTATCCAGATTATAAACTTACAAATGTGCCACCCACTCCTGCGGAGCCTCTTATAAATGCCCAAAAAATGGCAATTGAAGAGGGGCTAAAATATGTATATGTTGGCAATGTTCCGGGCTGTGATGAAAATACCTACTGTCCAAATTGTGGGGAGCTCCTTATTAAAAGAAGAGGATTTTCAGTGATTGAAAATAATTTGGATGTGGTAGGGAGCTCCTGTAAATGTCCAAAATGTCGTGAAAAAATAGATATTATAATATAAAATTAATATATGAATATTATTAATTTTATTATAATTTTATTTTTATATTTTAATCGGTGCATATATGAACAACCCCAAAAAACCCAAAAAAGAATATTTTGGAATTGATAAAGATGTTTTATTACTTACCACAGTTAGTTTTATAAATGATTTAAGTAGTGAAATGATTATGCCAATTCTTCCATTATTTATAACTTCATTGGGGGGTTCAAGTGTAGTTGTTGGTCTAATAGGGGGATTAAAAGATAGTATATCAAGTATTTTAAAGGTAATATCTGGATATTATTCTGATAAAACAGGCAGGAGAAAAGTTTTTGTTTTTGCAGGTTATTTAACCTCATCCATTTTTAAATTATTACTTTCATTTTCAACTACTTGGTTTGGAGTTTTATTTTTTTCGGCATTTGAAAGGGTTGGAAAAGGTGTAAGAACAGCCCCACGAGATGCCATTATATCAGATTTAATGGCCGAAAAAAGAGGAATGGGATTTGGAATTCAACGGGCAGGAGATACATTTGGGGCAATACTTGGGTCTGTGGGCGTACTCATACTTTTCTGGTACTTATATTATGATTTTAGGGAAATTATATTAATATCGGCGTCCCTTTCATTTTTAGCACTGGTTCCTCTTTATTTTCTTAAAGAGAAAAAAAAGATTAAAAGGCAAAATTTATCGCTAAAAATAGGTTTAAAAAATTTATCAACTCCATTAAAACTATTTATATTGATATCTGGTATATTTACATTGGCCAATTTTAGTTATATGTTTTATATCCTAAAAGCCCAGACAATTTTTACTGGTCGGTTGGCTATCGGAGCTCCCATAATATTATATATTTTGTTTAATATATTTTATGGCATATTTGCTCTTCCTTTTGGAGTTCTTTCGGATAAAATAGGGAGAAAAAAAGTTATTATTTTTGGATACCTCATATATGCCATAACTGCCTTTGGATTTGCATTATTTAATTCTTTAAATTATTTCATAATATTATTTGCACTATATGGAATATCCTATGCCATAATTGAAGGAAACCAGAGAGCTTATGTATCCGATTTATCATCAGAATATATAAGGGGAACTGCATTGGGAACATTTCATACCATTGTTGGTTTAATGGCATTGCCTTCAAGTTTAATAGCTGGGTATTTATGGAGTATCGACCCCAACATACCTTTTATATATGGGGGAATTGTGGCATTAATTTCAAGCATGTTATTTATAATATTTGCAATAAAGTTTAAGTTAAGTTAATTAAGTGATAAAATATACAGATATAGAAAATACCAATTAATGTGAAAATATGTTTAAAGAAGATAAAAAAAGAACGCTAAATAAATTAAATGAGGCCATAAAAAATAATTTTGTGGATAAAGGCGTAATGTACATAGTAGATAAAATTAACGAAAAAGAGAATTACTATACAACAAGTAGCTGTATTGGTAGATGCGGAATAATGGAATTTCCAAAAAATAAAACTCCAAAAATATTCTCAAAATGGCTTGGAAAATGGCATCATTATGCCACCAATGAGGAACTATTTGATGCCATGGCAAATAAATCGGAGGAATTTAAAAATATAATATTTATTATGAACTCCCCCATATTACATATAGCTTCAAAAGATATGGAATGTGCCAAAAAACTACTTGAATGTGCATACCACAACGGATTAAAGGCGTCGTCTATAAAATCAATAAATAAAAGGAGAATTATTGTAGAAATAATGACTACCAATAAAGTAGATGCCCCAATTGGAATTGATGGAAAAATTGTTGTAGATGATGAATATTTAAAAGTACTATTGAAAATAGGAAATGAAAAACTTAAATTATCCAGAGACGGAATATATAGATTTTATGAAAAATTGGATACCATATAATTAATATACCCAAACAAATAATAAAAAATATAAAATATAATAAAATATATAGGAGCTCCAAGATGATAAAATGTTTAAAATTCGTAAAATTATAACTATATCCGATTATGTAACGGCAATAAATATTATTTTAGGACTATGTGCAATAATATTTCATGATTTTAGATTTATATATGCTTCAATAGTATTTGATGCATTAGATGGATTCGTAGCAAGAAAAACAAACACGGTTTCAGATTTTGGTGCTGAATTGGATAGTATTTGTGATGTGGTTAGTTTTGGGGTAGCTCCTGCCTATTTACTGTATTATTATTTCAATAGTCCATTTGTGTTGGTTGCCTCATTAATTTTCCTTGTGTGTGGAGCTTTTAGGTTGGCGAGATTTGGTGTGCTTGATGTTAAATACTTTATAGGACTTCCAATTCCTGCGGGAGCTTTAATTTTGGCCATTATTTGTGAATTTTTCATAAATTATAATAATTATATTGTAAATTATGGCATTTCTGAAAATATAATTAATATTGTTGTATCAATTTTAGGTGTGATTTTCGGAGTTCTAATGATAAGTGATATTAGCTATCCCAAATATCCAAACAAAATAATGATGGGAATTTTTGGGGTATCTTTAATATTAAGTATGTTTGGAATATTTGAACCACTTGGAATTTGTGCTGTTTGTTATGTAATTTATGGATTGTTTAAAAATGAAAATGTTCAATAACAAAAAGGCAGATTATAGTTAATCTTCAAAAACCGTCCCTTGTTTGTCTCAGATAGTCCAAAGATTGACTATATTCAACATAGCATAACACAAAAACAGTATAATGTATGGGGGTGCATATGTCCATATAATAATGATTGAGGCATATGTGAACATCCAATATTATACACATATAAAATACCATAACTACCAGATACTCTCGTAGGCGATATTATGTATTATAATAACAATAATAATAACAATAATAATAACAATAATTCATTAATCAGCGAGATAATAAAAAACATAACAACACCACATTTAAATAGAAAACTCCTCACAAATTTCAATAAAAACAAATTATATTATACGGCCAAACAGGCAGACAATAATATAAAAGTTGTTCTACCATTTATTTTTAAAAGAGATGATTTGTTGGATTTAAATAAAAATGGGTTAGAAGGAAGTACTGCGAGAATTATAGAACTTATTAAAGAAGAAATAAAAAGAAAAAAATTTCCAGAATTATCGGGAAATGGCGGAAAGCGATATATGGAGCTGTTTGAGCCCATTACCGTAGTAAATAGTGATTTAAATATCGGTTGTAATTTATGGAGGGCTGATGCCTATAATTTCATAAGCGATGATAATATTTATTTATCGTTAAAAATGATTTATGGGGATGGAGCTCCCAAAACAATTGCCAGAAATATTGATGAATTAACATATAAATTAGATGATTTTATACAAAAAATACCATATAAAATACTTGAAAAAGAAAATATAAACACCATAAATCAGAAAGATTTAAGAAGCAAATTAAAAGATTTGGGGCTTGTGTCTTTTGTAGGAGACAGTTCAAAACCTGCGAGAGAATATACAAATGTAAGAAGACATTACAGAATTGCAGGACCGAAAAAAGGAATAAATGTGGCTTTTGAAACTCCAAAAGAAT
The window above is part of the Methanococcus aeolicus Nankai-3 genome. Proteins encoded here:
- the amrS gene encoding AmmeMemoRadiSam system radical SAM enzyme, coding for MSKKALFYEKMADNKVRCNICHRHCVILDKKRGFCKGRENNNGELYAVNYGKVCSMAIDPIEKKPLFNFHPNSSVFSVATGGCNFRCLHCQNWQISQYAPDDIPYNELYPEDIVNMAVKYNCDGIAYTYTEPTIFYELMNDTSNIAKEKALFNTMITNGYIEKEPLKNLKIDAMNIDIKGNEKFYKEVCFAKLEPVLETCINAKKLGIHCEITNLIIPTYNDAIEDIRLIIEFVKDKLGKETPLHFTGFYPDYKLTNVPPTPAEPLINAQKMAIEEGLKYVYVGNVPGCDENTYCPNCGELLIKRRGFSVIENNLDVVGSSCKCPKCREKIDIII
- a CDS encoding MFS transporter, translated to MNNPKKPKKEYFGIDKDVLLLTTVSFINDLSSEMIMPILPLFITSLGGSSVVVGLIGGLKDSISSILKVISGYYSDKTGRRKVFVFAGYLTSSIFKLLLSFSTTWFGVLFFSAFERVGKGVRTAPRDAIISDLMAEKRGMGFGIQRAGDTFGAILGSVGVLILFWYLYYDFREIILISASLSFLALVPLYFLKEKKKIKRQNLSLKIGLKNLSTPLKLFILISGIFTLANFSYMFYILKAQTIFTGRLAIGAPIILYILFNIFYGIFALPFGVLSDKIGRKKVIIFGYLIYAITAFGFALFNSLNYFIILFALYGISYAIIEGNQRAYVSDLSSEYIRGTALGTFHTIVGLMALPSSLIAGYLWSIDPNIPFIYGGIVALISSMLFIIFAIKFKLS
- the taw3 gene encoding tRNA(Phe) 7-((3-amino-3-carboxypropyl)-4-demethylwyosine(37)-N(4))-methyltransferase Taw3 — encoded protein: MFKEDKKRTLNKLNEAIKNNFVDKGVMYIVDKINEKENYYTTSSCIGRCGIMEFPKNKTPKIFSKWLGKWHHYATNEELFDAMANKSEEFKNIIFIMNSPILHIASKDMECAKKLLECAYHNGLKASSIKSINKRRIIVEIMTTNKVDAPIGIDGKIVVDDEYLKVLLKIGNEKLKLSRDGIYRFYEKLDTI
- the pssA gene encoding CDP-diacylglycerol--serine O-phosphatidyltransferase; its protein translation is MFKIRKIITISDYVTAINIILGLCAIIFHDFRFIYASIVFDALDGFVARKTNTVSDFGAELDSICDVVSFGVAPAYLLYYYFNSPFVLVASLIFLVCGAFRLARFGVLDVKYFIGLPIPAGALILAIICEFFINYNNYIVNYGISENIINIVVSILGVIFGVLMISDISYPKYPNKIMMGIFGVSLILSMFGIFEPLGICAVCYVIYGLFKNENVQ
- a CDS encoding P-loop domain-containing protein → MYYNNNNNNNNNNNNSLISEIIKNITTPHLNRKLLTNFNKNKLYYTAKQADNNIKVVLPFIFKRDDLLDLNKNGLEGSTARIIELIKEEIKRKKFPELSGNGGKRYMELFEPITVVNSDLNIGCNLWRADAYNFISDDNIYLSLKMIYGDGAPKTIARNIDELTYKLDDFIQKIPYKILEKENINTINQKDLRSKLKDLGLVSFVGDSSKPAREYTNVRRHYRIAGPKKGINVAFETPKELTPIAVELYDGNIITGLGIKEREIYIITGRNAQGKTTLLEAIDSGRDDHLIGDGREYIITTKNISKATTGCMQMYGQDISLFFEKLPKGIKGTPKEVHGTASGSMTMAYQIQKALSTGVDLILIDEDNSAVNLLVSGLLSSWFEGVKPLSEIIMNEREKLNSAFIIITSSLDLLTASGDRGIYLENHEAKYLNIDKFKEELSNYYLTLGKDIRLNRNKK